In one Aeromicrobium wangtongii genomic region, the following are encoded:
- a CDS encoding phospholipase D-like domain-containing protein has protein sequence MAVLAGSVVLGLTSVASNAADVPSTPAPSPASEAPAVTSGTPEASVKAQAAPYGEQYPVTLEANFSRPYRAVTSSKNGDFTLLDDLERLIRGSYRDPNSGKQLPKATRYANTVFVATSQMPGSKRVGRELVKAAKAGVRVRFIHGRATQSPSSRALKKALNAKGLRDSHFKICAKGKSLACLSGLNGAIMHSKLVMVSNTYTRDNKPARGAVWTGSANLGGRSAEQTYNNGLTVYNDAKLWAQMSQLWKDMSAERNIGNDYLGYVKKNAGKYGYATADARAAGYTEGVAKHGMFYSNLANVTIYPTPIRATPTNGKDPVLNLLKRVVPDDQCRIRLQHNRFKYRRIAIAEKLVELSNGGCKISAVAYEDNLKVNQKLHCQQLIRICRPILDVLKTSSQRIEVAWAKPHDKTMLIDAKLRRNTLNPEEVAPDGTTNWPAEGVRVKLVQAGSASLTGSNLVVSDEITTETTDPSIYEDYLEHWKAILKSHEYKAFPY, from the coding sequence GTGGCTGTTCTGGCCGGCAGCGTGGTGCTGGGGCTGACCTCGGTCGCCTCCAACGCCGCGGACGTGCCCAGCACTCCCGCACCGTCGCCGGCATCGGAGGCCCCGGCCGTGACGTCCGGGACGCCCGAGGCATCGGTCAAGGCGCAGGCGGCACCGTACGGCGAGCAGTACCCGGTCACGCTGGAGGCCAACTTCTCCCGTCCGTACCGTGCCGTCACCAGCTCCAAGAACGGCGACTTCACGTTGCTGGACGATCTGGAGCGGCTGATCCGCGGCTCGTACCGTGATCCGAACAGTGGCAAGCAGCTGCCCAAGGCCACGCGCTACGCCAACACGGTGTTCGTCGCGACCTCGCAGATGCCCGGCTCCAAGCGCGTCGGGCGCGAGCTGGTCAAGGCCGCCAAGGCCGGTGTCCGGGTCCGCTTCATCCACGGTCGCGCGACCCAGTCGCCCTCCTCGCGTGCGCTGAAGAAGGCCCTGAACGCCAAGGGTCTGCGCGACTCGCACTTCAAGATCTGCGCCAAGGGCAAGAGCCTGGCCTGCCTGTCGGGCCTCAACGGCGCGATCATGCACTCCAAGCTCGTGATGGTCAGCAACACCTACACGCGTGACAACAAGCCTGCCCGCGGCGCGGTGTGGACCGGCTCGGCCAACCTCGGCGGACGCAGCGCCGAGCAGACCTACAACAACGGCCTGACGGTGTACAACGACGCCAAGCTGTGGGCGCAGATGTCCCAGCTCTGGAAGGACATGAGTGCCGAGCGCAACATCGGCAACGACTACCTGGGCTACGTCAAGAAGAACGCCGGCAAGTACGGCTACGCCACGGCCGATGCCCGGGCCGCGGGCTACACCGAGGGCGTGGCCAAGCACGGCATGTTCTACTCCAACCTGGCCAACGTGACGATCTACCCCACTCCGATCCGCGCGACGCCGACCAATGGCAAGGATCCGGTGCTCAACCTGCTCAAGCGGGTCGTCCCGGACGACCAGTGCCGCATCCGCCTGCAGCACAACCGCTTCAAGTACCGTCGCATCGCGATCGCCGAGAAGCTGGTCGAGCTGTCCAACGGTGGCTGCAAGATCAGCGCCGTGGCCTACGAGGACAACCTCAAGGTCAACCAGAAGCTGCACTGCCAGCAGCTGATCCGCATCTGCCGGCCCATCCTGGACGTCCTCAAGACGTCCAGCCAGCGCATCGAGGTCGCCTGGGCCAAGCCGCACGACAAGACGATGCTGATCGACGCCAAGCTGCGTCGCAACACCCTCAACCCCGAGGAGGTCGCGCCCGACGGCACGACCAACTGGCCCGCCGAGGGGGTCCGGGTGAAGCTGGTGCAGGCCGGCTCGGCCTCGCTGACCGGCTCGAACCTGGTCGTCAGCGACGAGATCACCACCGAGACGACCGATCCGTCCATCTACGAGGACTACCTCGAGCACTGGAAGGCGATCCTGAAGTCCCACGAGTACAAGGCGTTCCCGTACTGA
- a CDS encoding DUF7455 domain-containing protein gives MLTQAHARRLREKVTVTTLTAPKLSSLDRCDRCGAQAFVRVTLGGGGELMFCAHHARQHEQKLREMSASIHDETNRLSGSPADLVGDEA, from the coding sequence ATGTTGACTCAGGCACACGCCCGAAGGCTCAGAGAGAAGGTCACCGTGACAACACTGACAGCCCCCAAGCTGAGCTCGCTCGACCGCTGCGACCGCTGCGGTGCTCAGGCATTTGTTCGCGTCACGCTCGGCGGAGGTGGCGAGCTGATGTTCTGTGCCCACCACGCCCGTCAGCACGAGCAGAAGCTCCGCGAGATGTCCGCATCCATCCACGACGAGACCAATCGTCTCTCCGGCTCCCCCGCCGACCTCGTCGGCGACGAGGCCTGA
- a CDS encoding DNA gyrase/topoisomerase IV subunit B, which translates to MLGRTSPAERAAIIDKTYDARNLLVLEGLEAVRKRPGMYVGSTDTRGLMHCLWEIIDNSVDEALGGHGSHILVALHADGSVEVHDQGRGVPVDVEKKTGLTGVEVVYTKLHAGGKFGGGSYVATGGLHGVGASVVNALSSRLDVEVDKGGATWAMSFRRGEPGVFAGDGPDADFTPTNELRKIGKVAKARTGTRVRYWADPQIFIKGAKFAYDELVARARQTSFLVPGLELVIRDDRGEIPHEEKFRHDGGIAEFCEFLAPDEPVSDVLRLQGEDVFTETVPLLDEKGQMTPQDIERNLGVDIAMRWGTGYDTTLKSFVNIIATPKGGTHVNGFERALTRTFNDVLKTTRLLKSGDPDVIKDDVLEGVTAVVTVRLAEPQFEGQTKEVLGTPAVTKIVNQVVSRELKKFLTSSKAAEKAKARIVMQKVVDASRTRLAARQQRDTQRRKNALESSALPAKLADCRSSDVERSELFIVEGDSALGTAKSARDSEFQALLPIRGKILNVQKASIGDMLKNAECSSIIQVVGAGSGRTFDLDAARYGRIIFMADADSDGAHIRCLLATLFFRYMRPLVDAGRVYTAVPPLHRIELTNPKKGQDKYVYTYSDPELQRKLAELRRKGVKWKDPVQRYKGLGEMDASQLSETTMDPRHRTLRRLTVDDGEEAAEVFELLMGNEVPPRKEFIVQGAYEIDADMIDA; encoded by the coding sequence ATCCTTGGAAGGACATCACCAGCCGAGAGGGCAGCGATCATCGACAAGACGTACGACGCGCGAAATCTCCTAGTGCTCGAGGGACTCGAGGCGGTCCGCAAGCGTCCGGGCATGTACGTGGGATCCACCGACACCCGTGGTCTCATGCACTGCCTGTGGGAGATCATCGACAACTCGGTCGACGAGGCCCTCGGTGGCCACGGCTCCCACATCCTGGTCGCGCTGCACGCCGACGGCTCGGTCGAGGTGCACGACCAGGGACGCGGTGTCCCGGTCGATGTCGAGAAGAAGACCGGTCTGACCGGCGTCGAGGTCGTCTACACCAAGCTGCACGCCGGCGGTAAGTTCGGCGGCGGTTCGTACGTCGCCACCGGCGGCCTGCACGGCGTGGGCGCGTCGGTCGTCAACGCGTTGTCGTCCCGCCTGGACGTCGAGGTCGACAAGGGCGGCGCGACCTGGGCGATGTCGTTCCGGCGCGGCGAGCCCGGCGTGTTCGCCGGGGACGGGCCCGATGCCGACTTCACCCCCACCAACGAGCTGCGCAAGATCGGCAAGGTCGCCAAGGCCAGGACCGGCACCCGCGTCCGTTACTGGGCCGATCCGCAGATCTTCATCAAGGGCGCCAAGTTCGCCTATGACGAGCTGGTGGCCCGCGCCCGGCAGACCTCCTTCCTGGTGCCCGGCCTCGAGCTGGTCATCCGCGACGACCGGGGCGAGATCCCGCACGAGGAGAAGTTCCGCCACGACGGTGGCATCGCGGAGTTCTGCGAGTTCCTGGCTCCCGACGAGCCGGTCTCGGACGTGCTCCGGCTGCAGGGTGAGGACGTCTTCACCGAGACGGTGCCGCTGCTGGACGAAAAGGGGCAGATGACCCCGCAGGACATCGAGCGCAATCTCGGCGTCGACATCGCGATGCGGTGGGGGACCGGCTACGACACGACGCTGAAGTCCTTCGTCAACATCATCGCCACGCCCAAGGGCGGCACCCATGTCAACGGCTTCGAGCGGGCTCTGACCAGGACGTTCAACGACGTCCTCAAGACCACGCGCCTGCTCAAGTCCGGCGATCCCGATGTCATCAAGGACGACGTGCTGGAGGGCGTGACCGCGGTCGTCACCGTCCGGCTCGCCGAGCCGCAGTTCGAGGGGCAGACCAAGGAGGTGCTCGGCACCCCCGCGGTCACCAAGATCGTCAACCAGGTCGTGTCACGCGAGCTCAAGAAGTTCCTGACCTCGTCCAAGGCCGCGGAGAAGGCCAAGGCGCGCATCGTGATGCAGAAGGTCGTGGACGCGTCGCGCACCCGGCTGGCGGCCCGCCAGCAGCGCGACACCCAGCGCCGCAAGAACGCCCTGGAGTCCAGCGCCCTGCCGGCCAAGCTGGCCGACTGCCGCAGCAGCGACGTCGAGCGCTCCGAGCTGTTCATCGTGGAGGGCGACTCGGCCCTCGGGACGGCCAAGTCCGCCCGCGACTCCGAGTTCCAGGCGCTGCTGCCGATCCGCGGCAAGATCCTGAACGTCCAGAAGGCCAGCATCGGCGACATGCTCAAGAACGCCGAGTGCTCCTCGATCATCCAGGTGGTGGGCGCCGGCTCCGGTCGCACGTTCGATCTCGACGCGGCGCGCTACGGGCGCATCATCTTCATGGCCGATGCCGACTCCGACGGCGCGCACATCCGCTGCCTGCTGGCGACCCTGTTCTTCCGCTACATGCGTCCGCTGGTGGATGCCGGGCGGGTGTACACCGCCGTGCCCCCGCTGCACCGCATCGAGCTGACCAACCCCAAGAAGGGGCAGGACAAGTACGTCTACACGTACTCCGATCCCGAGCTGCAGCGCAAGCTGGCCGAGCTGCGCCGCAAGGGGGTCAAGTGGAAGGACCCGGTCCAGCGTTACAAGGGCCTGGGTGAGATGGATGCCTCGCAGCTGTCCGAGACCACGATGGACCCCCGGCACAGGACGCTGCGGCGCCTGACGGTCGACGACGGCGAGGAGGCCGCGGAGGTCTTCGAGCTGTTGATGGGCAACGAGGTGCCGCCGCGCAAGGAGTTCATCGTGCAGGGTGCCTACGAGATCGACGCCGACATGATCGACGCGTGA
- a CDS encoding acyltransferase family protein — translation MPERPTSAPPAVARPAARPLRPEIQALRAGAALLVVLYHLWPNRLPGGFMGVDVFFVISGFLITSHLAREAASTGRVRLGRFWARRARRLLPAAYLVLATSAVAVFVWVPQLGWVQNFREILASALYFQNWRLAFDAVDYLAAENAPSVAQHYWTLSVEEQFYLAWPLLVLGGVVLASRLGLRRLPTLTVIISVATAASFAYSLWLTYDNASFAYFSTFTRAWEFGAGALLALVTLHAASDDRQRRLRLSPHLAAVLSWAGIATLVACGLLLDGSTPFPGTAALLPVLATVAVIAAGMPDSPLSPRRLVELRFVQWTGDISYPLYLWHWPPIVLLPVILDHQLGFGPRVAILVGTFAAAALTKRFVEDPVRTGRRLGIQRSTVTFAFTAAAAAVLAAACLNGIRTAEAAADRAEKLTAEVASSAPRCFGAASMAPGPACDNPDLRGLLVPDTTAIKRDNANYPGCESGSTAKDTCTFGDPDDPKLPHVLVVGDSHARAVLPPFVTLAEQGKIFLTAQVKGGCTWSTNPHPNADRAISEDCYQFRDSLKGWLDQHADDIDVIVTGALAHPRPATGPEDQVNGFAEAWRTMTDRGIPVVAIRDNPYQPDDTNDCLAQETRLTADSCALPRDKAFPNYDPLIDATKKVKGSRLYDFTSFYCTDTSCPAVIGGVNVYRDRTHISKTYMSTLTPYVEERLKKDGLLTPRNR, via the coding sequence ATGCCGGAGAGACCGACCTCCGCTCCACCCGCCGTCGCACGACCCGCCGCCCGCCCGCTCCGGCCCGAGATCCAGGCCCTGCGCGCGGGCGCGGCCCTGCTGGTCGTGCTGTACCACCTGTGGCCGAACCGCCTGCCCGGCGGCTTCATGGGCGTCGACGTCTTCTTCGTCATCTCCGGCTTCCTGATCACATCCCACCTGGCACGTGAGGCGGCCAGCACCGGACGCGTGCGGCTCGGCAGGTTCTGGGCCCGCCGGGCCCGCCGCCTCCTGCCCGCGGCCTACCTGGTGCTCGCGACGTCCGCCGTCGCGGTGTTCGTGTGGGTCCCGCAGCTGGGCTGGGTGCAGAACTTCCGCGAGATCCTGGCCTCGGCGCTGTACTTCCAGAACTGGCGGCTGGCCTTCGACGCGGTCGACTACCTGGCCGCCGAGAACGCGCCCAGCGTCGCGCAGCACTACTGGACCCTGTCGGTCGAGGAGCAGTTCTACCTCGCCTGGCCTCTGCTGGTGCTGGGCGGAGTGGTCCTGGCCTCCAGGCTGGGTCTGCGGCGCCTGCCGACGCTGACGGTGATCATCTCCGTCGCCACGGCCGCGAGCTTCGCGTACTCGCTGTGGCTGACCTACGACAACGCCTCGTTCGCCTACTTCTCGACGTTCACCCGGGCATGGGAGTTCGGCGCCGGCGCCCTGCTCGCGCTGGTGACCCTGCACGCCGCCTCGGACGACCGGCAGCGCCGCCTGCGGCTGTCCCCGCACCTCGCCGCCGTGCTGTCGTGGGCCGGTATCGCGACGCTGGTCGCCTGCGGTCTGCTGCTGGACGGCTCCACCCCCTTCCCCGGCACCGCCGCCCTGCTGCCGGTGCTGGCCACGGTGGCCGTCATCGCCGCCGGCATGCCCGACTCGCCCCTGTCGCCGCGCCGGCTCGTGGAGCTGCGCTTCGTCCAGTGGACCGGCGACATCTCGTACCCCCTGTACCTGTGGCACTGGCCACCGATCGTGCTGCTGCCCGTCATCCTGGACCACCAGCTCGGCTTCGGCCCACGGGTGGCCATCCTGGTCGGGACCTTCGCCGCCGCCGCACTGACGAAGCGCTTCGTGGAGGACCCCGTCCGCACGGGACGACGTCTCGGCATCCAGCGCAGCACCGTCACGTTCGCGTTCACCGCGGCCGCGGCGGCCGTCCTGGCGGCCGCCTGCCTCAACGGCATCCGCACCGCCGAGGCGGCCGCCGACCGGGCCGAGAAGCTGACCGCCGAGGTCGCCTCGTCCGCGCCGCGCTGCTTCGGCGCCGCCTCGATGGCACCGGGGCCGGCGTGCGACAACCCCGATCTGCGCGGACTGCTCGTGCCGGACACGACCGCGATCAAGCGGGACAACGCCAACTACCCCGGCTGCGAGTCCGGCAGCACGGCCAAGGACACCTGCACCTTCGGCGATCCGGACGATCCCAAGCTGCCGCACGTCCTGGTCGTCGGCGACTCGCACGCCCGTGCCGTGCTTCCGCCGTTCGTGACGCTGGCCGAGCAGGGCAAGATCTTCCTGACCGCCCAGGTCAAGGGCGGCTGCACCTGGTCGACCAATCCGCACCCCAACGCCGATCGCGCGATCTCGGAGGACTGCTACCAGTTCCGCGACAGCCTCAAGGGATGGCTCGACCAGCACGCCGACGACATCGACGTCATCGTCACGGGTGCGCTCGCCCACCCGCGTCCCGCGACCGGCCCCGAGGACCAGGTCAACGGCTTCGCCGAGGCGTGGCGCACCATGACCGACCGCGGCATCCCGGTCGTCGCGATCCGCGACAACCCGTACCAGCCGGACGACACCAACGACTGCCTCGCCCAGGAGACCCGGCTCACCGCCGACAGCTGCGCGCTTCCCCGGGACAAGGCGTTTCCGAACTACGATCCGCTGATCGACGCGACCAAGAAGGTCAAGGGCAGCCGCCTGTACGACTTCACCAGCTTCTACTGCACCGACACGAGCTGCCCGGCGGTCATCGGTGGCGTCAACGTCTACCGCGACCGCACCCACATCAGCAAGACGTACATGAGCACGCTGACCCCGTACGTCGAGGAGCGGCTCAAGAAGGACGGCCTGCTGACCCCCCGCAACCGCTGA
- a CDS encoding beta-class carbonic anhydrase — translation MSDFDDLLDANRSYADSFELSGFDGIARAGVAMVTCMDSRIDPLGMIGLSPGDAKILRNPGGRVTDQALVALVLGTNLLNVDRVLVVQHTRCAMASSTEDELKQRITDNGGRDASWMSLGAIVDQRRTVEGDVLRVQTHPLISDKVSVGGFLYDVDTGLLERVV, via the coding sequence ATGTCTGACTTCGATGACCTCCTCGACGCCAACCGCTCCTACGCAGACAGCTTCGAGCTCTCCGGGTTCGACGGCATCGCCCGAGCGGGCGTCGCGATGGTCACCTGCATGGACTCGCGCATCGACCCGCTGGGGATGATCGGCCTGTCCCCCGGCGATGCCAAGATCCTGCGCAACCCCGGCGGACGCGTCACCGACCAGGCGCTGGTCGCCCTCGTGCTCGGGACCAACCTGCTCAACGTCGACCGGGTGCTGGTGGTCCAGCACACCCGGTGCGCGATGGCCAGCTCCACCGAGGACGAGCTCAAGCAGCGGATCACCGACAACGGTGGACGCGACGCCTCGTGGATGTCGCTGGGCGCGATCGTCGACCAGCGTCGCACGGTGGAGGGCGATGTCCTGCGGGTCCAGACCCACCCGCTGATCAGCGACAAGGTCTCCGTCGGTGGCTTCCTCTACGACGTCGACACCGGTCTGCTCGAGCGCGTCGTCTGA
- a CDS encoding MFS transporter — protein MTTQGRIGPASRILLALAAVAISFAAADTYVVVLALPDMMTSVGIPTEELQRAAPIVSGFLLGYVGVLPLIGRISDLRGRVPVLLGSLVVFAVGSLVTAVAYNLETVVAGRLIQGIGGGGLIPPTLALVADLWPPNRRGLPLGIVGAVQELGSVLGPLYGAVVLAVGDWRTIFWLNCAIGLVLVAAILPLRPPRPLSPPRPLSLSKGSDVSTGSTGGGDVSTGSTGDDVSTGSTGGDVSTGSTGVSTGSTGARSTGGGFDWAGVVLATLALAGIALVMGAPDRLVQDVELGRAYLPVTGESRWLTPLALVTFALLALFVLRLATARRPLIAWRAWPALARETDLWGAALLTLGLGAVIVTFASAEPESGAVSPDAPWLVPLAIVAFAGFALRQRRAQRPLVPRGALTERPAWGAIVVSFFVGASLIAALVDIPFFARLTVHRDSQLDAALVLLRFLVALPVGALLGGWLLRRVPAHVLTAVAMVMSALAFWHMSTWDATALDHPVETLSLVLAGLGFGLAIAPVNAVLLAHTADAVHGVASALLIVARMVGMLLGISALTTIGLRAFYNASAKIPPIVELCDGKSTLCQAYKDAAREAAITQLHAVFVGAAICALVAAVLAAVLLRPAARDTSRPAA, from the coding sequence ATGACCACGCAGGGCCGGATCGGGCCCGCCTCCCGGATCCTGCTCGCGCTGGCGGCGGTCGCGATCTCGTTCGCCGCCGCCGACACGTATGTCGTCGTGCTCGCGCTGCCGGACATGATGACGTCGGTGGGCATCCCCACCGAGGAGCTGCAGCGCGCCGCGCCGATCGTGTCGGGGTTCCTGCTCGGCTACGTCGGTGTGCTGCCGCTGATCGGCCGGATATCGGACCTGCGCGGCCGCGTGCCTGTCCTGCTGGGCTCGCTGGTGGTGTTCGCGGTCGGGTCGCTGGTCACCGCCGTCGCGTACAACCTCGAGACCGTCGTGGCCGGCCGGCTGATCCAGGGCATCGGCGGCGGCGGCCTGATCCCGCCGACCCTGGCCCTCGTGGCCGATCTGTGGCCGCCGAACCGCCGGGGCCTGCCGCTCGGCATCGTCGGCGCGGTGCAGGAGCTGGGCAGCGTCCTGGGGCCGCTGTACGGCGCCGTGGTGCTGGCCGTCGGCGACTGGCGGACGATCTTCTGGCTCAACTGCGCGATCGGGCTGGTCCTGGTGGCTGCGATCCTGCCCCTGCGCCCCCCTCGCCCCTTGAGCCCTCCTCGCCCCTTGAGCTTGTCGAAAGGGAGCGACGTTTCGACAGGCTCAACGGGCGGCGGCGACGTTTCGACAGGCTCAACGGGCGACGACGTTTCGACAGGCTCAACGGGCGGCGACGTTTCGACAGGCTCAACGGGCGTTTCGACAGGCTCAACGGGCGCACGCTCAACGGGCGGGGGGTTCGACTGGGCCGGCGTGGTGCTGGCGACCCTGGCGCTGGCCGGGATCGCGCTGGTCATGGGTGCACCCGACCGCCTGGTCCAGGACGTCGAGCTGGGCCGGGCCTATCTCCCCGTGACGGGCGAGTCGCGCTGGCTGACCCCCTTGGCCCTCGTGACCTTCGCGCTGCTCGCCCTGTTCGTGCTGCGGCTGGCCACGGCGCGCCGGCCGCTGATCGCCTGGCGCGCCTGGCCGGCCCTGGCCCGGGAGACCGATCTGTGGGGCGCCGCGCTGCTGACCCTCGGGCTCGGCGCCGTCATCGTGACCTTCGCATCGGCCGAGCCCGAGAGCGGGGCGGTCTCCCCCGACGCCCCGTGGCTCGTGCCGCTGGCCATCGTGGCCTTCGCCGGATTCGCCCTGCGCCAGCGCCGGGCACAGCGTCCGCTCGTCCCGCGGGGCGCCCTGACCGAACGGCCCGCGTGGGGCGCGATCGTGGTGTCCTTCTTCGTCGGCGCCTCCCTCATCGCGGCCCTGGTCGACATCCCGTTCTTCGCCCGTCTCACGGTGCACCGCGACTCCCAGCTCGACGCCGCCCTGGTGCTGCTGCGGTTCCTGGTCGCCCTGCCGGTCGGGGCACTGCTGGGCGGTTGGCTCCTGCGCCGGGTGCCGGCCCACGTCCTGACCGCGGTCGCGATGGTCATGAGCGCACTCGCGTTCTGGCACATGTCGACGTGGGACGCCACCGCGCTCGACCACCCGGTCGAGACCCTCTCGCTGGTGCTGGCTGGCCTGGGCTTCGGGCTCGCCATCGCCCCGGTCAACGCGGTGCTGCTGGCGCACACCGCCGATGCCGTCCACGGCGTCGCATCGGCCCTGCTCATCGTGGCCCGCATGGTCGGGATGCTGCTGGGCATCTCGGCGCTGACCACGATCGGCCTGCGTGCCTTCTACAACGCGTCAGCGAAGATCCCACCCATCGTCGAGCTCTGCGACGGCAAGTCGACCCTGTGCCAGGCGTACAAGGACGCCGCGCGCGAGGCCGCGATCACCCAGCTGCACGCCGTGTTCGTCGGTGCCGCGATCTGTGCCCTCGTGGCGGCTGTGCTCGCGGCCGTCCTGCTGCGACCTGCGGCCCGCGACACGTCGCGACCTGCAGCCTGA
- a CDS encoding LppX_LprAFG lipoprotein yields the protein MRTRHLIPALVATGLLLGACSGGSDSPDDAQKGGDGLSGRLAEAKTALDDAETISIKLATKRVPDGITGLLSAEGKGNHSPAFTGKVTVVTGGASLAADVIATAGKVYAKTGFLPTFSPIDPASLKAPDPAMLLDRDNGITQILVKTQDLKQGDKSRDGKDVLTTITGTLPGSVVRTIIPSANAGKPFTVAYRVDDDDNLRDVTLTGPFYPGVDEVTYTVVLSTSKTPVTIEAP from the coding sequence GTGCGCACCCGACACCTGATTCCCGCTCTTGTCGCGACCGGCCTGCTGCTCGGCGCCTGTTCGGGAGGCTCGGACAGCCCCGACGACGCCCAGAAGGGCGGGGACGGTCTGTCGGGTCGTCTGGCCGAGGCCAAGACCGCCCTCGACGACGCCGAGACGATCTCGATCAAGCTGGCGACCAAGCGCGTCCCCGACGGCATCACGGGCCTGCTGTCGGCCGAGGGCAAGGGCAATCACTCCCCCGCCTTCACCGGCAAGGTCACCGTGGTCACCGGCGGCGCGAGTCTGGCCGCGGACGTCATCGCCACGGCCGGCAAGGTCTACGCGAAGACCGGGTTCCTGCCCACGTTCTCCCCGATCGACCCCGCGTCGCTCAAGGCGCCCGATCCGGCGATGCTGCTCGACCGCGACAACGGCATCACCCAGATCCTGGTCAAGACGCAGGACCTGAAGCAGGGCGACAAGTCGCGCGACGGCAAGGACGTCCTGACCACGATCACCGGGACGCTGCCCGGCAGCGTGGTGCGGACGATCATCCCGTCCGCCAACGCCGGCAAGCCGTTCACGGTCGCCTACCGGGTCGATGACGACGACAACCTGCGGGACGTGACCCTGACCGGTCCGTTCTACCCGGGCGTCGACGAGGTCACCTACACCGTGGTGCTGTCGACGTCGAAGACCCCGGTCACCATCGAAGCCCCCTGA